In the genome of Candidatus Hydrogenedentota bacterium, the window CCGCATCGGCGCGCCGGGAAAGGCCGCGCTGCTGGTGTGGACCACCACGCCGTGGACCCTGTCAAGCAACTGCGCCGCCTGCGTCGGCGCGGAAATGGACTATGCCTTTGTCCGGCGGCAGGACGCGGAGGGCCGCGAGGAGTGGCTCATCCTGGCGGCGGCGCTGGTCCCGAAGTATTTCGGCGAGGACGCGGAGATTGCGGGCATCGTCCCCGGCTCCGACCTGCTCGGCCTGCGCTATGAGCCCCTGTTCAACTACGGAGACCCGGAGCACATTGAAACCGGCGGCAAGTCGAACCGGCACTGGGAGGTGATTTCCGGCGACTTTGTGGACCTGGAAACGGGCACGGGCATCGTCCACATGGCACCCGCCTTCGGTGAGGACGACTACCGGGTCTGCCGCGACCTGGGCATCGGCTTCCTGTGTTATGTCCGGCCCGACGGCACCTTTGACGAGCGGGTCACGGACGTGGACCCCTATGACCAGACCCCCATCGCCGGACAGTTCTGCAAGGCCGCCGACAAGGCCATCACGCGCCTGCTCAAGGATCGCGGCCAGTTGCTCAAACACGAGCAGTACCGCCACTCCTACCCCTTCTGCCCCCGCGCGGAGAACGACCCCCTCATCCAGTACGCGCGCAAGAGCTGGTTCATCCGCACCTCGCAGTTCCGCGGCCAGTTTCTGGCGAACAACCATGAAATCAAATGGCAGCCCGAGCACATCCGCGACGGGCGCTTCGGCAATTTCCTGGAAAACAACGTGGACTGGGCGCTCTCGCGCGAGCGCTACTGGGGCACGCCCCTGCCCGTCTGGGTCTGCGAGAAGACCGGCCACATGGAGTGCGTCGCATCCTATGACGAGCTGCTGGCCAAGCCCGGCATCCAGGGGCTGGACGTGTGGGATCGCGCCAAGGCCGCCGACCCGAAACTCAGCGACCACCTCAAGGTGCACAAGCCCTACATTGACGCCGTCACCTACCAGAGCCCGAAAGACCCCTCGGCGCGGATGCGCCGCGTCACCGAGGTGATTGACGTGTGGTATGACGCGGGCTCGATGCCCTTCGCCCAGTGGGGCTACCCCCACGCGCCCGGCTCGGAGGAGCTCCTGCGCGGCCACTTCCCGGCGGACTTCATCAGCGAGGGCCTCGACCAGACCCGCGGCTGGTTCTACGCCATGCTGGCCATCAGCACGCTTCTCTTCGGCGACGGCAAAACGCCCTGGCCGCACCCCTACAAAAATTGCATCTGCCTGGGACTGGTCCACGGCGAGGACGGCCTGAAACTGTCCAAGCGCCTGAAAAACTACAAGGACCCGAACGAGCTCTTCGAGGAGTTCAGCGCCGACGCACTGCGCTGGAGCCTCATCGCCAAGAATCCCCCCACGACGGGCATCCGCCTCACGGAGCGCAATGTCGAGGAGGCCCAGCGCGAAATGCTCATCCGCTGGCACAATGTCTACAGCTTCTTCGTCATCTATGCCAACCTCGACGGCTTCACCCCCTGCGACGCGCCCCCGGAACTGCTGGCCGCCCTCGGATGCGACGGCGGCGCGGGCGCGGCACCCGCAAACAGGCCCGCGTTCCAGCCTGTGGCGGACCGCTGCGAACTGGACCGCTGGATCATGGCCGAACTGGACCGGGCCGTGGTCGAGGTGCGCCGCGCCATGGACAACTACGAGACCTATCCCGCCGCGCGGGCGCTCAGCGAGTTCCTCGACGGCCTCTCCAACTGGTATGTCCGCCGGAGCCGCGCCCGTTTCTGGGCCAGCGACTGGGACCGGGACAAGACCGACGCCTACTGGACCCTTTACGAGTGCCTCCTGAAGTTCGCCCAGTTGATGGCGCCCTTCACCCCCTTCTACGCCGAGACCACCTGGCGCAACCTCGCCGCCCCCCTGGCCGGTGCGGTCGAAAGCGTCCATCTCTCCAATTTCCCCGCGGCGGACCCCGCGTCCCTGGACACGGGACTCATCGAGGAGATGAGCCTGACCCGCGAGGCCGTGAACCTCGGCCTCAGCGCGCGGCGTGTGGCGAACCTGAAGGTGCGCCAGCCCCTCGGCCTCTGCGAAATCATCGTGGCGGGTGACCGGCGCCGGGCCGCCCTGGAAAAACACATGG includes:
- a CDS encoding isoleucine--tRNA ligase — translated: MSSPAFNPVPQPFSFSQAEHEIIRFWQEQGIYRQSLERRKDGPPFVFYEGPPTANGMPHPGHCLTRTIKDIFPRYKTMDGHYCARKAGWDTHGLPVEIEVCKELGIIDGGKAAIEAYGVEKFNRACIESVFRYKKEWENLTDRIGFWVNLDEAYVTFHQQYVESVWWSLKQLFDRGLLYQGHKVVWWWAQGGTALSAGEVGEGYRDVDDPAITVRLNLTDDSAARIGAPGKAALLVWTTTPWTLSSNCAACVGAEMDYAFVRRQDAEGREEWLILAAALVPKYFGEDAEIAGIVPGSDLLGLRYEPLFNYGDPEHIETGGKSNRHWEVISGDFVDLETGTGIVHMAPAFGEDDYRVCRDLGIGFLCYVRPDGTFDERVTDVDPYDQTPIAGQFCKAADKAITRLLKDRGQLLKHEQYRHSYPFCPRAENDPLIQYARKSWFIRTSQFRGQFLANNHEIKWQPEHIRDGRFGNFLENNVDWALSRERYWGTPLPVWVCEKTGHMECVASYDELLAKPGIQGLDVWDRAKAADPKLSDHLKVHKPYIDAVTYQSPKDPSARMRRVTEVIDVWYDAGSMPFAQWGYPHAPGSEELLRGHFPADFISEGLDQTRGWFYAMLAISTLLFGDGKTPWPHPYKNCICLGLVHGEDGLKLSKRLKNYKDPNELFEEFSADALRWSLIAKNPPTTGIRLTERNVEEAQREMLIRWHNVYSFFVIYANLDGFTPCDAPPELLAALGCDGGAGAAPANRPAFQPVADRCELDRWIMAELDRAVVEVRRAMDNYETYPAARALSEFLDGLSNWYVRRSRARFWASDWDRDKTDAYWTLYECLLKFAQLMAPFTPFYAETTWRNLAAPLAGAVESVHLSNFPAADPASLDTGLIEEMSLTREAVNLGLSARRVANLKVRQPLGLCEIIVAGDRRRAALEKHMDLLLEELNIKRVAFTERPDEYVTYTVKPNFKALGPKFGAKVKRVGQALAEGSGAAFNAQMRDTGLIRLEVDGGMVELGPDEVEVRLQPKEGFTAAQGTAMVVVLSTEITEELRHEGWVRDFVRVVQDLRKEMNVAYDARVRVVVHTPVAELAEVLRRFDASIAETVLAREIILADKPPEGAREGETDAGPVSVAVSL